One region of Vespa crabro chromosome 15, iyVesCrab1.2, whole genome shotgun sequence genomic DNA includes:
- the LOC124429451 gene encoding galactosylgalactosylxylosylprotein 3-beta-glucuronosyltransferase I, whose translation MKRVMLFGYLTYSCGKGFLGLFVISLIAVQQFTYYQELQKWQEMRKEIELLLADQRETQDMLQYQIMLVRQKIFDLNKTATVNDKTTVYAITPTFARAVQKAELTRLSQTFRLVPNFHWIVVEDSPERTRLVSKLLEESCLIYTHLAAATPPNYKLGKNDPNWKKPRGVEQRNAALHWLRKNLKSNDNGVVFFADDDNTYSLKLFQEMKKIRKVGVWPVGLVGGLMVEKPICDNATNKVIGFNAAWKPDRPFPIDMAGFAINLKLLLENNDAVFSYDVQGGYQESEILRQIVTRDELEPLADFCTKIYVWHTRTEPPRLNVEQLLIKKGKRSDMGIEV comes from the exons atTATCAGGAACTGCAAAAGTGGCAAGAGAtgaggaaagaaatagaattgtTGCTAGCCGATCAACGTGAGACGCAAGATATGCTTCAATATCAAATAATGTTGGTGAGACAAAAGATATTTGATTTGAACAAGACAGCGACGGTGAACGATAAAACAACGGTATATGCGATAACACCTACGTTCGCCAGGGCCGTACAAAAGGCCGAATTAACGCGACTTTCCCAAACTTTTCGACTCGTACCGAACTTCCATTGGATCGTAGTCGAGGACTCGCCCGAGAGGACGAGGCTCGTCTCAAAGTTGCTCGAGGAAAGCTGCTTGATTTACACCCACCTGGCGGCTGCTACTCCGCCCAATTATAAGCTCGGAAAAAATGATCCCAATTGGAAGAAGCCTCGAGGCGTCGAGCAACGAAATGCCGCTTTGCACTGGCTCAGAAAGAATCTAAAGTCGAACGACAATGGCGTAGTGTTCTTCGCCGACGACGACAATACCTATTCCCTGAAATTGTTCCAAGAG ATGAAGAAGATTCGGAAGGTCGGTGTTTGGCCGGTTGGTCTCGTCGGTGGTCTAATGGTGGAGAAACCTATCTGTGATAATGCCACCAATAAAGTTATTGGTTTTAATGCCGCTTGGAAACCCGACAGACCGTTCCCTATTGATATGGCAGGCTTTGCCATTAACCTGAAGCTACTCTTAGAGAATAACGATGCCGTATTTTCTTACGATGTGCAGGGTGGGTATCAAGAGAGCGAGATCCTTCGACAAATTGTTACCAGAGACGAGTTAGAGCCCTTAGCAGACTTTTGTACAAAA ATATACGTTTGGCATACGCGAACAGAACCACCACGGCTGAACGTCGAACAGCTATTGATAAAGAAGGGAAAACGTTCGGATATGGGGATAGAGGtctaa